One stretch of Muribaculum intestinale DNA includes these proteins:
- a CDS encoding fumarate hydratase, which translates to MPVKPFVYQAPFPMSPDKTEYYHLTSDYVKVEKWGDREMLVVDPEALRVLARQATHDNSFMLRREHNQMVAKILTDPEASENDKFVALTMLRNAEIAAKGQLPFCQDTGTAICIGKKGQNVYTGGGDEEQISHGVYDTYTGCNLRYSQNAPLNMYDEVNTGCNLPAQIDLYAVDGNEYNFLFVAKGGGSANKTYLYQETKALLNPQKLVPFLVEKMKSLGTAACPPYHIAFVIGGTSAEMNLATVKKASVKYYDNLPTTGNEYGRAFRDVELEKTLLDEAHKIGLGAQFGGKYFAHDIRVIRLPRHGASCPVGLGVSCSADRNVKAKINKDGLWIEKLDTNPGELIPEEMRNQGEGNAVKIDLNRPMPEILAELTKYPVSTRLSLNGTIIVGRDIAHAKIKERLDAGEPMPDYLKNHPIYYAGPAKTPEGMASGSFGPTTAGRMDSYVDQFQAAGGSMVMIAKGNRSKQVTDACHKHGGFYLGSIGGPAAILAYNSIKKVECLEYPELGMEAIWKIEVEDFPAFILVDDKGNDFFTEIANRCSGCPIAK; encoded by the coding sequence ATGCCCGTAAAACCTTTTGTATATCAGGCGCCATTCCCTATGTCGCCCGACAAAACCGAGTACTATCACCTCACATCCGACTATGTGAAGGTTGAGAAATGGGGCGACCGCGAGATGCTCGTGGTAGACCCCGAGGCGCTCCGCGTGCTTGCCCGTCAGGCAACACACGACAATTCGTTCATGCTCCGTCGCGAGCACAACCAGATGGTAGCCAAAATCCTTACCGACCCAGAAGCCAGCGAGAACGATAAGTTTGTGGCTCTCACAATGCTGCGCAACGCTGAAATCGCGGCTAAAGGACAGCTCCCCTTCTGCCAGGACACCGGTACGGCAATATGCATCGGCAAGAAAGGCCAGAACGTATACACCGGCGGAGGCGACGAAGAGCAGATATCCCACGGTGTATATGACACATACACAGGATGCAACCTGCGCTACTCGCAGAACGCTCCGCTTAACATGTACGACGAGGTAAACACCGGATGCAACCTTCCCGCACAGATCGACCTCTACGCTGTCGACGGCAACGAATACAATTTCCTCTTCGTGGCCAAGGGCGGAGGCTCTGCCAACAAGACCTACCTCTACCAGGAGACAAAAGCGCTGCTCAATCCCCAGAAGCTCGTGCCATTCCTCGTAGAGAAGATGAAGTCGCTCGGCACAGCCGCATGTCCCCCCTACCATATCGCGTTCGTCATCGGCGGCACATCGGCTGAAATGAATCTTGCCACCGTAAAGAAGGCATCGGTAAAATACTACGACAACCTCCCCACTACAGGCAACGAATACGGCCGCGCTTTCCGCGACGTGGAACTCGAAAAGACTCTGCTCGACGAAGCCCACAAAATAGGCCTCGGCGCTCAGTTCGGAGGCAAATATTTCGCCCATGACATCCGTGTCATCCGTCTCCCCCGCCATGGAGCATCATGCCCCGTAGGTCTGGGTGTAAGCTGCTCGGCCGACCGCAACGTAAAGGCTAAAATCAACAAGGACGGCCTTTGGATTGAGAAACTCGACACCAACCCCGGTGAACTTATTCCGGAAGAAATGCGCAATCAGGGCGAAGGCAACGCTGTGAAAATCGACCTCAACCGTCCCATGCCTGAAATTCTGGCCGAACTCACAAAGTATCCCGTATCGACACGTCTGTCGCTCAACGGCACCATCATCGTAGGCCGCGACATAGCCCACGCTAAAATCAAAGAGCGCCTCGACGCCGGCGAGCCTATGCCCGACTATCTGAAAAATCACCCCATCTACTATGCAGGCCCCGCCAAGACTCCGGAGGGCATGGCATCCGGCTCGTTCGGCCCCACTACCGCCGGACGTATGGACAGCTATGTCGACCAGTTCCAGGCTGCCGGTGGTTCGATGGTAATGATTGCCAAAGGCAACCGCTCAAAGCAGGTGACCGACGCATGCCACAAGCATGGCGGATTCTACCTCGGCTCTATCGGCGGTCCAGCTGCAATTCTGGCCTACAACAGCATCAAGAAAGTAGAATGCCTCGAATATCCCGAACTCGGCATGGAGGCAATCTGGAAAATCGAGGTAGAGGACTTCCCCGCATTTATCCTCGTTGACGACAAGGGCAACGACTTCTTCACCGAAATTGCCAACCGCTGTTCAGGCTGCCCCATCGCAAAATAA
- a CDS encoding ArnT family glycosyltransferase: MKRETLLPPYAESLWLRHSTLIVILEAAILLLPFLGMALFHSKGEPREAIVAVSMLQTGDWILPVSNGDVIPYKPPLLAWCIALLAKLLGGEVTEYISRMPSALALIALTVWTFRFYVDNGAQRGRAMACATILLTSFEVYRAGMACRVDMLLTFFMVGALFTLYNYWKRGMHGFPVAPVLMMSGAMLSKGPVGVLLPCAVAGLFMLVRGVYFWRVFSKLLGIAIASCVIPMIWYVGAYARGGEEFLRLALEENFGRLTGTMSYASHENPVWYNFQTVLLGMLPYTLLVLFSMLSLHRIKVWTRIHVYVQGWWRRFRALEPAECFTIVCFVVIFVFYCIPKSKRSVYLLPVYPFLAWWVAGYGWHLVKAGSRAISAFMWTICLTAITAYVAYVVVQCGWFPYSLLHGRHALEQAMMVTSLYNSGGVAQWVCVSLSTVMAAVTLLLWRGPKKLSFPATLTTIWLLYIAFGGTYQPGIINAKSDRAIAEAAAKVQPEGPIYAHVSTDMLRFFTADFYTADRVRPFELDNPEAGVMLIGVEDGRKWLPEHADRYEFQLLKHFRQRSCDVRQEVLLLRFQAK, from the coding sequence ATGAAGCGCGAGACACTCCTGCCGCCATATGCCGAGTCACTATGGCTGCGCCATTCAACACTCATAGTCATCCTTGAAGCCGCCATTCTGCTTCTGCCATTTCTGGGAATGGCCCTTTTCCATTCGAAAGGCGAGCCACGCGAGGCGATAGTAGCAGTCTCCATGCTTCAGACCGGCGACTGGATACTCCCTGTGAGCAACGGTGATGTAATCCCCTACAAGCCGCCGCTGCTGGCGTGGTGCATAGCGCTTCTCGCAAAGCTGTTGGGCGGCGAGGTCACAGAGTATATATCGCGTATGCCGTCGGCTCTCGCGCTTATAGCTCTCACAGTGTGGACATTCCGCTTTTATGTCGACAATGGAGCGCAACGCGGGCGTGCCATGGCTTGCGCCACGATACTGCTCACATCGTTTGAGGTGTACCGTGCAGGTATGGCCTGCCGTGTGGACATGCTCCTTACGTTCTTCATGGTGGGTGCGCTGTTCACTTTATATAATTACTGGAAGCGAGGTATGCACGGATTTCCTGTGGCACCTGTGCTGATGATGTCGGGAGCCATGCTTTCGAAAGGGCCTGTCGGGGTGTTGCTCCCGTGTGCCGTGGCCGGACTGTTCATGCTGGTCAGGGGAGTATATTTCTGGAGAGTCTTTTCAAAACTTCTCGGTATTGCCATTGCATCGTGTGTTATTCCGATGATATGGTATGTCGGAGCCTATGCACGTGGCGGAGAGGAATTCCTCCGTCTTGCGCTTGAGGAGAATTTCGGACGCCTTACGGGAACAATGAGCTATGCCTCCCATGAGAATCCGGTGTGGTATAATTTCCAGACCGTACTGCTGGGAATGCTTCCTTACACTCTGCTCGTTCTGTTCAGTATGCTTTCTCTGCACCGCATCAAGGTGTGGACCCGCATACATGTATATGTGCAGGGCTGGTGGAGACGTTTCCGTGCGCTGGAGCCTGCCGAGTGCTTTACGATAGTATGTTTTGTGGTTATATTTGTGTTCTACTGCATACCCAAGAGCAAGCGCAGTGTGTATCTCCTGCCCGTATATCCTTTTCTGGCATGGTGGGTGGCTGGCTACGGGTGGCATCTTGTAAAGGCCGGCAGCCGGGCCATCTCGGCTTTTATGTGGACTATCTGTCTGACGGCGATTACCGCTTATGTAGCCTATGTGGTGGTGCAGTGCGGATGGTTTCCCTACAGTCTGCTCCACGGTCGCCACGCTCTTGAGCAGGCCATGATGGTGACATCGCTATACAACAGCGGCGGAGTGGCACAATGGGTGTGCGTGTCGCTGTCGACCGTAATGGCAGCCGTGACCTTGCTTCTGTGGCGCGGACCTAAGAAACTCTCGTTCCCGGCTACTCTGACCACTATATGGCTCCTCTATATAGCTTTCGGCGGCACATATCAGCCCGGAATCATAAATGCCAAAAGCGACAGGGCGATTGCTGAAGCCGCAGCCAAAGTGCAGCCTGAGGGGCCGATATATGCACATGTTTCGACCGACATGCTCCGATTCTTCACCGCCGACTTCTATACAGCTGACCGTGTGAGGCCGTTTGAGCTTGACAATCCCGAGGCGGGGGTGATGCTTATCGGGGTGGAGGATGGCCGCAAATGGCTGCCTGAGCATGCCGACAGATATGAGTTTCAGTTGCTGAAGCATTTCAGGCAGCGCAGTTGCGACGTGCGCCAGGAAGTGCTGTTGCTGCGTTTCCAGGCAAAATAA
- a CDS encoding YitT family protein, giving the protein MSYKDYVIIVLGLACYAFGFSAFVLPEKIVIGGLVGVGSLVYFLGGIPVAITSYVLNLLLLAMAYRVVGKQFVLRTVFSATVLNGLIGILQPLFPEPLIAQQTFMNIIIGGALCGVGVGLVFSHNGSTGGTDIVAAMVSKHNDVSIGRMMIYCDFLIISSSFLVFHQIDKVVYGLIVTFLASYMADLVINSNRQTVQFIIISKHWREIADAINNNAHRGCTVLDGMGWYSKEAVKVLLVMCRKYESGNIFRIARSIDHNAFITQANVNGVYGEGFDAVKMRIKSTRSGMAKEILPPTPEPGTVAEVERQGDITSASVKKSEEGTLNSKF; this is encoded by the coding sequence ATGTCTTATAAAGACTACGTGATAATCGTATTAGGTCTGGCCTGTTATGCTTTCGGCTTCTCGGCATTTGTGTTGCCTGAAAAGATTGTAATCGGCGGTCTGGTAGGAGTAGGCTCTTTGGTATATTTCCTTGGCGGAATACCTGTGGCCATTACCTCGTATGTGCTCAACCTTCTGCTTCTTGCCATGGCATACAGGGTAGTAGGCAAGCAGTTTGTATTGCGTACGGTGTTCAGCGCTACGGTGCTCAATGGTCTGATAGGTATATTGCAGCCACTGTTTCCCGAGCCGCTGATAGCCCAGCAGACATTCATGAACATTATCATAGGCGGTGCTCTTTGCGGAGTCGGAGTCGGTCTGGTGTTCTCCCATAACGGAAGTACCGGCGGCACGGATATCGTGGCCGCCATGGTGTCGAAACACAATGACGTGTCGATAGGGCGTATGATGATATATTGCGATTTCCTTATCATATCGTCATCGTTTCTGGTGTTCCATCAGATTGACAAGGTGGTGTATGGCCTTATCGTGACATTTCTCGCGTCGTACATGGCCGATCTTGTCATTAACTCCAATCGCCAGACCGTGCAGTTTATCATCATATCGAAACATTGGCGCGAGATTGCCGACGCTATCAACAATAATGCCCACCGCGGCTGTACTGTGCTCGACGGCATGGGCTGGTACAGCAAGGAGGCCGTGAAGGTGCTCCTCGTGATGTGTCGTAAGTATGAGTCGGGAAATATATTTCGTATCGCGCGCTCTATCGACCACAACGCTTTCATCACCCAGGCCAATGTCAACGGTGTCTATGGCGAGGGATTTGATGCTGTGAAGATGCGTATAAAGAGTACTCGCTCCGGCATGGCAAAGGAAATATTGCCGCCTACTCCAGAGCCCGGCACTGTCGCTGAAGTTGAGAGACAGGGAGATATAACTTCGGCAAGTGTGAAAAAAAGTGAAGAGGGGACACTCAATTCCAAATTTTAG
- the spt gene encoding serine palmitoyltransferase produces MKLLQSKLAKYTEPQKAKALGVYPYFRAIESEQDPEVIMDGKKVLMFGSNCYSGLVNHPKVKEAAIEAIRKYGTGCAGSPFLNGTLDLHKKLEQRIAEYIGKEDVMIYSTGFEVNLGVVSTLTGREDYVIFDEQDHASIIDGRRLSYSHALKYKHNDMQSLEQQLKKCDPDKVKLIVSDSVFSMEGDVANIPEMVKLAKQYNASVMIDEAHGIGVFGKGGRGVVDHYGLTDDVDLIMGTFSKSFASLGGFIATDKEITNFLRHHSRSYIFTASITPASTAAALAAIDLMEQEPERQENLWKLTHYALDGFRNMGIEIGNTSTPIIPLFVRDNYKTFTITRDLLEEGIFVNPVVSPAVAPHDTLIRFSLMATHTMEQVTTALEKIQKVFRANGIID; encoded by the coding sequence ATGAAGCTCCTACAATCCAAGCTGGCCAAATATACAGAGCCGCAGAAAGCAAAAGCCCTCGGGGTATACCCTTATTTCCGTGCCATCGAATCAGAGCAGGATCCTGAAGTCATCATGGATGGCAAGAAGGTACTGATGTTCGGCAGCAATTGCTACAGCGGTCTTGTAAATCATCCCAAGGTAAAGGAGGCTGCGATAGAGGCCATCAGAAAATATGGTACCGGATGTGCCGGTTCGCCCTTCCTCAACGGTACGCTTGATCTCCACAAGAAACTCGAACAGCGTATCGCCGAATATATAGGCAAGGAGGATGTAATGATATACTCTACCGGATTTGAGGTAAATCTGGGTGTCGTGTCAACTCTTACAGGTCGTGAGGACTATGTGATTTTTGACGAGCAGGATCATGCGTCGATTATCGACGGACGGCGCCTGTCGTACTCCCATGCTTTGAAGTACAAGCACAACGACATGCAGTCGCTCGAGCAGCAGCTCAAGAAGTGTGACCCCGACAAGGTGAAACTGATTGTCAGCGACAGTGTGTTCTCTATGGAGGGCGATGTGGCCAACATCCCCGAAATGGTGAAGCTGGCTAAGCAGTACAACGCAAGCGTGATGATTGACGAGGCCCACGGTATCGGAGTGTTCGGCAAGGGTGGACGCGGTGTGGTAGACCACTACGGTCTTACCGACGATGTCGATCTCATCATGGGCACATTCTCCAAGTCGTTTGCGTCGCTTGGCGGATTTATCGCTACCGACAAGGAGATAACCAACTTCCTGCGCCACCACTCGCGTTCATATATCTTCACCGCGAGCATCACTCCCGCATCGACAGCTGCCGCATTGGCTGCCATCGACCTTATGGAGCAGGAACCCGAACGTCAGGAAAACCTCTGGAAACTTACCCACTATGCTCTCGACGGTTTCCGCAATATGGGCATTGAGATTGGTAATACTTCTACTCCGATTATCCCTCTGTTCGTACGCGACAACTATAAGACATTCACAATCACCCGCGACCTTCTTGAAGAGGGCATCTTTGTAAACCCTGTGGTTTCTCCCGCCGTGGCTCCCCACGACACTCTCATCCGCTTCTCGCTGATGGCCACACACACAATGGAGCAGGTGACTACCGCTCTCGAGAAGATTCAGAAGGTATTCCGCGCCAACGGCATCATCGACTAA
- a CDS encoding ABC transporter permease, translating to MPRIFSHIRQWWTTLYRSLLNGYRLIWSDKGVMLFFIALPLLYPVTYTLIYNPEVVTDLPMAVVDNSRTAESRELVRMIDATQYIGVAGYASSLQEARDWAKERKVYSILVIPEDYARKIGRSEQTVLPLYTDMSLLLRYRSILFAMTDLQLQLGADIRTEALDRTPAAFVTAPQESVKGVDTQSFFLGDPTQGFASFIMVGLVVLILQQSAVLGVMMLAGGSRERRRINGGIDPQEIEGPLSASILGRALAVFTIYMPLTVYILHYIPVMFSLPHIGATADYLLFMAPMLLASIFLGQVLSVMISERESCFPVFVFTSVLFLFLSGLTWPRTAMNPLWSIISGFIPATWGVEGFVGINANGATLADMSTQYGMLWVLTASYFIIACFTERWARSYDRRHFRLPSVP from the coding sequence ATGCCACGCATATTTTCACATATCAGACAATGGTGGACGACACTTTACCGCTCGCTCCTCAACGGCTACAGGCTCATATGGAGCGACAAAGGGGTAATGCTGTTTTTCATAGCTCTGCCACTGCTCTATCCGGTCACCTACACGCTTATCTACAATCCGGAAGTCGTCACCGACCTGCCTATGGCCGTTGTCGACAACAGCCGCACTGCCGAGTCACGCGAACTCGTACGCATGATTGACGCCACGCAGTATATAGGTGTGGCCGGCTATGCGTCGTCGCTTCAAGAAGCCAGGGACTGGGCCAAAGAGCGTAAGGTTTACTCAATACTGGTTATCCCGGAGGACTATGCCCGCAAAATCGGACGCAGCGAGCAGACGGTATTACCCCTTTACACCGACATGAGCCTGCTGCTGAGATACCGCAGCATACTCTTTGCGATGACCGACCTGCAACTGCAGCTCGGTGCCGACATACGCACAGAGGCCCTTGACCGTACTCCGGCAGCATTTGTCACCGCACCACAGGAATCCGTGAAAGGAGTCGACACACAATCGTTCTTCCTCGGCGACCCCACACAGGGATTTGCATCATTCATTATGGTCGGACTCGTAGTGCTCATCCTGCAGCAGAGTGCCGTGCTCGGCGTAATGATGCTTGCAGGAGGGTCGCGTGAGCGACGCCGAATAAACGGTGGCATTGACCCGCAGGAAATCGAAGGGCCCTTGTCGGCCTCAATCCTCGGTAGGGCACTTGCGGTATTTACCATCTACATGCCTCTTACCGTATATATCCTGCACTACATACCTGTGATGTTCAGCCTGCCCCACATCGGCGCCACTGCCGACTACCTGCTTTTCATGGCCCCGATGCTGCTGGCATCGATATTCCTCGGGCAGGTTCTCTCAGTGATGATATCAGAGCGTGAAAGCTGCTTCCCGGTATTTGTGTTTACCTCCGTATTATTCCTGTTCCTGTCGGGACTCACATGGCCGCGCACTGCCATGAACCCGCTGTGGAGCATAATTTCCGGATTCATCCCTGCTACATGGGGTGTCGAGGGATTTGTCGGCATAAATGCCAATGGAGCCACTCTTGCAGACATGTCGACCCAGTATGGCATGCTTTGGGTACTGACAGCCTCCTACTTCATCATCGCATGCTTTACCGAGCGCTGGGCCCGCAGCTACGACCGCCGTCATTTCCGGCTCCCCTCAGTGCCATGA
- a CDS encoding ABC transporter permease: protein MRKAIIDGFRQLVSRPIYLIVMVVVPMVTAWFLIDLMREGLPLQLPTAIVDLDHTTTSRRTARNLAANELVDVVYSPETYHDAMELLRKGKIYGFFMIPSNFERDAVSGKETTITYYVNLAYYVPGSLSFKSFKQTAVTTTGGIMVTSLVSAGVDEGMIRNMIQPVVTQVHPYGNPWTNYSIYLSNSFIPCALQLIIFQITAFSFLQEIKRGSSIRWIQDAGGSIVKACFGKLIPQYLIFATVGMAMLGMLYGFSHFPLNGSTLGMVTAMLLFIAASQAFALTICSIIPNLRFALSILSLIGILSFSIAGFSFPVEQMYGGVGIFSYILPIRYYFLIYINTALNGYELYYCRWEFVGLIVFLALPFTMLWKLKRYAYHPVYIP from the coding sequence ATGCGCAAAGCCATTATCGACGGATTCCGCCAACTGGTAAGCAGGCCTATCTACCTGATTGTAATGGTAGTGGTGCCGATGGTTACGGCGTGGTTTCTGATCGACCTGATGAGAGAAGGACTGCCGTTGCAGCTCCCTACCGCCATCGTCGACCTCGACCATACCACAACCTCACGTCGCACCGCACGCAATCTCGCCGCCAACGAACTTGTCGACGTGGTCTACTCTCCGGAGACATACCACGACGCCATGGAACTGCTGCGCAAAGGCAAGATATACGGGTTCTTCATGATTCCGTCCAACTTTGAGCGCGATGCCGTAAGCGGAAAAGAGACCACCATCACCTACTATGTCAATCTTGCATATTATGTGCCCGGCTCCCTGTCGTTCAAATCGTTCAAACAGACTGCCGTAACTACTACAGGCGGCATAATGGTGACATCGCTGGTAAGTGCCGGAGTCGACGAAGGCATGATACGCAACATGATACAGCCGGTGGTAACTCAGGTACATCCCTATGGCAACCCCTGGACCAACTACTCGATATATCTCAGCAACTCGTTTATCCCCTGTGCCCTGCAACTCATAATCTTTCAGATTACAGCCTTCTCATTCCTTCAGGAAATCAAACGCGGAAGCTCGATACGCTGGATACAGGATGCCGGCGGCTCTATAGTAAAAGCCTGCTTCGGCAAACTTATTCCGCAATATCTGATATTCGCCACCGTAGGCATGGCCATGCTCGGCATGCTCTACGGATTCAGCCATTTCCCCCTCAACGGGAGCACACTCGGAATGGTAACAGCCATGCTGCTGTTTATCGCGGCAAGCCAGGCCTTCGCGCTTACCATATGCTCGATAATTCCCAATCTGAGGTTCGCGCTGTCGATACTCTCACTTATCGGCATACTGTCGTTCTCGATAGCCGGCTTCTCATTTCCCGTCGAGCAGATGTATGGAGGCGTAGGCATATTCTCCTATATACTGCCTATCCGCTACTATTTTCTTATATATATCAACACCGCGCTCAACGGCTATGAGCTATACTACTGCCGCTGGGAGTTTGTGGGCCTCATTGTATTCCTCGCGCTGCCGTTTACAATGCTGTGGAAGCTGAAACGCTACGCATATCATCCAGTATACATACCCTGA